The genome window GCGCTTTTCGGAACTGTTAATGGCGAGGCAACCGCCCCCTTTACTGGAGCTGGCCTGACGGAAAAGGCATTTGGCATGGCATTCGGGGGCGGCCTCAACGTCAAAGCCACAGGGCGCATCTGGGTGCGATTGATCCAGGTGGACTACCTTCGGGCCCAATTCACCAACAATGCGCAGAACGATATGCGCATCTCAGCCGGCCTTGTTTTCCGATTCGGCAACTGGTGACACCCGGCATTCAGGCCGTACATTTTCGCAGCAAGCCTTGCTGGAACAGGCGGCTTCGGGGCCGTCTCCTCTGTTGAACTCGTCAGATCAGCGTGCATGAATGTCGCGCAGGCGCGGATGTATACTGGGGTGCTATTCGTCACGCCGTCCGTGACATGCGGCAGGCCGCGAACTCCTGGCAGGCGCGAGATGATTTGCGGTTCCAGCGGTGAACTGAAAATTCCGCCCGCTGGCAGGAAAGTTCTGACAGCCCAATCCCAGCCGCCTGTCAGACACCCGGTTGGAATCGCCAGGGAGGCTCCAGATGGAAATTCATCAGCAGGACGCTCTCGATTATCACCGCAGAGGGCGCAAAGGCAAGATCGAGGTGGTGGCCACAAAGCCCTGCCGGACGCAATGGGACCTGAGCATGGCCTACACGCCCGGCGTGGCCGAGCCCTGCCTTGAAATTGCCAAATCGCCTGACCTCAGCTTTGAGTACACGGCGCGCGGCAACCTGGTGGCTGTGGTTTCGAATGGGACCGCGGTCCTGGGCCTCGGCGACATCGGCCCCGCGGCCGGCAAGCCTGTGATGGAAGGCAAGGCCGTGTTGTTCAAACGCTTTGCTGATATTGACGTCTTTGATCTCGAAGTCAATTCCAAGGACCCTGCCGATATCATCAAGTTTTGCCGGATGCTTGAGCCCACCTGCGGCGGGATCAACCTGGAAGACATCAAGTCGCCGGAATGCTTTCACATCGAGGAGGACCTTCGCCAGACCGCGGAGATTCCGGTGTTTCATGACGACCAGCATGGGACGGCGATCATTTCCGGAGCAGCGCTCCTGAACGCGCTTGAGATCGCCGGCAAGGAAATCGACCAGGTTCGCGTGGTATTCAGCGGGGCGGGCGCGGCCGGGCTGGCCACCGCCGAGCACTACGTGCGACTGGGGGTCCGAAAAGAAAACATCGTGATGTGTGACGTGTATGGGGTGATCTACGAAGGACGCGAGGAAGGCATGGACCCTTACAATTCCCGGTTCGCCGCGCGCACTTCGCAGCGAAAGCTGGAGCAGGTGATTTGCGATGCGGATGTGTTCGTCGGTCTCTCGGTTGGCAAAGTCGTGACACCGGAAATGGTCTGCTCTATGGCCGACCGGCCCATTGTCTTTGCCATGGCAAATCCTGTGCCTGAAATCAGCTATGAGGACGCCAAGGCCGCGCGCCCGGACGCCATCCTGGCCACGGGACGCTCCGATTATCCCAACCAGGTGAACAACGTGTTGGGATTTCCATTTATCTTTCGCGGAGCGCTCGACGTGCGCGCCCGCACCATCAATCCTGAAATGGAAATTGCCGCCACACACGCCCTGGCCGCGCTGGCGCGAGAGGACGTTCCGGATTCCGTACTGCGCGCCTACGGGCTGCGCAGACTCGGCTTCGGGCCGGAGTACATCATCCCCAAGCCCTTTGACCCGCGGGTGCTGATCTGGGAATCGGCAGCGGTGGCAGAAGCCGCGATGGAAACGGGCGTGGCAAGGGTTCAAGTAAAACTTGAAGAATACCGCATTGCCCTTTCGCGGCGCCTGGGCCGCACCTACGAGGTGATGCAAAGCGTCCGGCAGCGCGCCAAGGCTGCGCCCAAGCGCATCGTCTTTTCGGAAGGTGAACGCGAAAAGATCATTCGCGCCGCCTACCAGATCAATGAAGAAAAAATCGGCCGGCCGGTGCTGATCGGTCGCCAGGGGGTGATCCGGGCACGCCTCGCGGACCTCGGCATTCAGCACTTCGTACCCGAGATCATTGAGCCGGAACGGTCGCCGCGTCTGGCGCCCTATGTGGAGGAATATTTCCGCCTTCGGCAGCGCCACGGGGTGACGCTGAGCGAGGCGCGCGACCAGATGATCAATCCGAACTACTATGGCGCGATGATGGTGCACATGGACGATGCCGAGGGTTTCCTGGCCGGCGTCGCCCAGCACTACCCGGAAACCATCCGGCCAGCACTGCAGATCATCCGGATGCGCGAAAACGTGCGGCGGGTCTCAGGCGTCTATGTGATCGTCACCCGGCAGCAGGTTTATTTCTTTTCCGACACCACAGTGAATATCGAACCCACGGCCGAAGACCTGGCGGAAATATCGCTGCTGGCCGCGGAAGTGGCCCGTGACTTCAATTTTGAGCCGCGAGTGGCAATGCTTTCATTTTCGAACTTCGGCAGCACCCGGCATCCGATGTCGGAAAAGATGCGCCGGGCAGCGGAACTTGTGAGGCAAGCCCGCCCGGAGATGATGGTGGATGGTGAAATGATGGCGGACACCGCCCTGGTCCCCGAAATCCTGGAGGAGGATTATCCCTTCTCGACCCTGAAGGGCGGCGCAAGCGTGCTGATCTTCCCAGATCTCGGGTCGGCAAACATCGCCTACAAGCTGATGCTGCGCATCGGCGGCGCAGAAGGGCTGGGCCCCATCCTGGTCGGCATGTCGAAGCCCGTCCACGTGCTTCAGCGCGGCGCCGAGGTGGAAGAAATTGTGAACATGGCCGCCATCGCCGTCGCGCACGGGCGCGCGATTGCTTCATCCGCGAACGCTGAATAGCGCCGAACGGCAACTTAACGGGCCTTGACTGTTGCGCGCTGCAAGCGCAGCGCCCCTAGGGTAACCGGACATGCCGGGATGGGGTTTGGTTGTAAGCAACGGCGAGCTTACGGGCTGGAATTATTTCGGCGGCGGAGGTGACGGCTGGCGCGCAGATCTCTTCCTGTTTGCGTCCCAGCGCTTTACCATTTCGTTAAACTTCTCGAGCTGCTGGGAATTTAGAATCTTACGAGTTTCAGCGCGGGCCTCTTCGCGGATGGCCTGAAACTGCGGCGCAACCTGGTCGCGCACTTCAGATTCTTTTTGGTCCATGTTGTGGAGAATCTGCTGCAGTTGCTCGGTCTGACTTTGCGAGAGGGCGAGTTCCTTCTGCAGATAATCGATCACACGATGCCGGCTGAACCCGTGATGCCAATGGCCAGAATACCAGGCGTAGCTGTACATCCCGGCGGCCCCGATGACGATGCCCAGCACGAAGATCAGTACAAAATAGACGTAGGCCCGCCGTTTCACTTGGAACCTCGCGCCTCTGTGTTGCTGACCGCTGGCGGTGGGTCCTGCGTATCGCCGAGATCGACGCCATCCACACCCAGCACCTCTTCGTTCGCCAGCGTCGCAACCTGGTTTTGCACCAGCACGGATTCGGAGATTCCAGAACTGCGCAGTGGGCCTGACGACGGCAGCGCCAGGAGCAAACCCAGCACCAACGCCACCATCAGCGTTGCATAAACAATCCGTCTTGCAAACTGGTCCATGAACTGGTAGCCAAGCGGAAAATCTGCCGGAGCGCTTTCCAGCCGGCGCATCAGACGTGTCGTAAAACCGAGGGTCGGCTCAGGAGGCCCCTCCTTTCTCAACGCGATGAGGCTGGCATGGAGCGTCTCCCACTTGCGCAGATAATCTCTGCAACCCGAACAGGAATCGACATGGGCTTCGACCGCAGGCGTCCTTGTCAAGTTTTCTTCAAGAACTTGCCGGACAGCGTCACACCGCATGGTTCACCGTCCCTCCTGCCAGTTTTTCAAAATCCTTGATCATTCTCTTTCTTGCGCGATGCAAGCGTACCTTAACCGTGCTTAGCTTCAGACCCAGTATTTCCGAGATTTCCTCCACCGACCTGTCTTCAAGCTCCTTCAAGGTCAGTATCACCCGGTCCTCAGCCGGCGCCCTCGCCAGCAGTTTGCCTGCCAGGTCATCCACCGCGAGTTTTTCCGAACTGTCGAGTCCGCCCTCTGCAGGACTTTGGCTGTGCGATTCAACCTGCCGCTGCCCTTCTTCCGACATCTCCCAGAAATAGCTGATCCTCGACGACCGTTGCCGGCGGAGGTAATCATAACAGTGATTGACTGCAATTCGATTGAGCCACGTTCCGAATGATGACTGTGAATTGTAACTCCCGATCGCCGCAAAAGCCTTCATAAAAATTTCCTGGACGATATCCTCCACATCGTTCCTGCGCCGGACCAGATGGAAAACAATGGAAAATATCCTGCGTTGATAGGCGTCAACCAGTGGCGCAAAAGCTTCCGTTTCTCCAGACTGGCAGCGTCTGATCCAGTCAGCTTCCTGGCTGGGATCAGGTCGAGAATGTACCATTCAGCATCCATAGTAGCCCTTTTCCTGTGTCCTATGACGAACATAAGCCAGATCGGGTTACAGGCGTGGGAAGAAAATCAGGGCTGGCCGCTCTGCCAGTAACGGTAATTTCTATTGACTTATCGGTCACCTTGTGGAATAATGCGTTCCATGATTATAGGTATCCGCCTGAGGAAGTTACGTGAAGAACGCAAACTCTCCCAGGGCGACATTGAGAAACGCACGGGACTCCTGCGCTGCTACATTTCCCGGGTTGAGAACGGCCATACAGTGCCTTCTCTGGAGACTCTGGAGCGGTTGGCTGCAGCTATGGAGATCCCCCTCTATCAATTGTTTTATGAGGGGGAAAGACCACCGGACCTCCCTAATCTGACCCAGCGCAAGAGCACCGACGAGCTGGCCATGGAGATTCCGGCAGACCGTGATTCGCGGTTTTTCCAGAAAGTCAGGCGCCTGCTTGGCGACATCAACGACCGCGATCGACGGCTGCTGCTCTACATGGCACAGAAGTTAGCGAATCGTTAGCCAGGACGATTCGCCGTTCGGGGATCCATGGGATGCGCGAGGGCTGTATGGAGGGGGAAGCACTCATTCCCACTCGATGGTTCCCGGGGGCTTCGAAGTAATGTCGTAGACAACTCGGTTGACTTCCTTCACCTCGTTCACGATGCGGGTGGCAATCCGTTCGAGAACATTCGGGGGGATTTTCGCCCAATCGGCCGTCATTCCGTCTTCGGAAGTCACGGCCCTCAGGGCGATGGTGGATGCGTATGTCCTCGCGTCACCCATGACCCCGACGCTTGATACGGGCAGCAGGATCGCAAAGGATTGCCACAATTCATTGTAGAGCCGTGCTGCGCGTATCTCCTGCTCCACAATGGCATCTGCTTCGCGAACGATGCGAAGCCGATCAGGCGTAACTGCGCCCAGAATCCTGACGGCCAAGCCTGGCCCTGGGAATGGTTGGCGGGAGATGACTTCGTCGCCAAGCCCTAACTCCCGGCCCACGATCCTGACTTCATCCTTGAACATTTCTCGCAACGGCTCGATCAATTGGAACTTCAGGTCCCGTGGCAGGCCGCCCACGTTGTGGTGGCTCTTGATGGTGGCCGCCGGCCCTTTGACGGAGACCGATTCGATGACGTCCGGGTAGAGCGTTCCCTGCACCAGAAACCGGGGCTCGCCCAACGCGCGCGCCTCCTGCTCGAACACGCGAATGAATTCCTCTCCAATAATCTTCCGCTTCTTCTCCGGGTCTGTGATGCCCTCAAGCCGGCCGAGAAAGCGGTCAGAGTAATCCACCGCCCGCACGTTGAGATGTCCCTGGGCGTTGAGCGCCGACGTTACCTCTTCAAATTCGTTCTTTCTCAGCAGTCCGTTGTTCACAAACACACAGATAAGCTGATCGCCGATGGCCCGGCTCACCAGTGTGGCGGCCACGGCGGAGTCCACTCCTCCCGATAGAGCGCACAGCGCCCGCTCATTGCCGACTTCCGCCCGCACCCGCCTGGCCGTCTCTTCGATCAGCGACTGCGGATGCCAGTTGGCCCGGGCGCCGCAGATGTCCTCGACAAAACGCCTGAGGACCTCGCTGCCGCGCACCGTATGCCGCACCTCCGGGTGGAATTCCACCGCATACATTCGCGTCTGAACGTTCTCGATGGCTGAAATAGCGTTCTCTGTGCGGCCCACCACTCGGAAGCCCGGCGGGACTTCCACAACATGGTCGCCATGGCTGTTCCAGACCCGCAGCGGCGACTCAAATCCGGCAAACAGCTCGCTGGGAGGAGTCACTTCAAGCTGCGCAAAGCCGTATTCCCGCCGGGTCGCGGGCTCAACCTTGCCACCCAGCTTGTACGACATCAACTGCAGTCCGTAGCAGATGCCCAGCATCGGCACTCCGAGCTGAAAAACGCGGTCATCACAGGCGGGCGATGCCGGATCGTAAACCGAAGACGGCCCACCGGACAGGATGACGGCCTGCGGCTTCATGTTGACAAGCTCGTCAAACGGCAGGTGGCACGGCACGATCACCGAATAAACGTGCATCTCCCGGATGCGCCTCGCAATCAACTGCGTGTATTGCGATCCGAAATCAAGTACAACAATAGGCCGAGGGCTTTGCATGTTTTCTCACCTGCTCCATAGAAATAGGATTCGAGAGGAATGATCGGGTCGTCATGTTTAAAAGTCAGCAGAGCCAGTTATTGTACAACAGGCCCGGCAAACCGCGACGGCCGCACCCGAGGAGCCTGAGCGCGCACGCTGATGTTTAGCTGTAAAACACCGTTCCCTCACGCGGCGCTGCATGCCATTCTGGATTTGGATTTGTTAGCCCCGGAACGATTCAAGGAAGCGGTCGCTTCTCGTGTGATGCCGTTGATGAGCTTTTGCGGCACGACGATGCCGGTGACGAGCACGGCGGGAGTCTGGTTGTTTTACGTGCAGCATCAATTTGAGCGAGCCAACTGGCAACCCCACGGCGAATGGAAATACTCTGCAGCAGCCGTGAAAGGCAGCTCGTCTTACAAGTTGCCCAGGCTCCTGCAATGGTTTTCAGGCAATATTGGCTATCTCAGCATCCATCACCTGAACTCGTGGTTTCCCAACTGCAACCTGGAGAAGTGCCACAACGAGGGTCTGATGCTCCAGCAGATCCAGAGCCATTACTCTGCGCTCCAGCCTGAAGCCTCCTTCTCCTTTTTGACAGGCTTACGGTAGGTCTTTTCAACGTACTCCTGAATGTCGCTTGCTGAAATGCTCAGGTGATGCTCGGCGGGGGCCTCGCTT of Terriglobia bacterium contains these proteins:
- a CDS encoding NADP-dependent malic enzyme, producing the protein MEIHQQDALDYHRRGRKGKIEVVATKPCRTQWDLSMAYTPGVAEPCLEIAKSPDLSFEYTARGNLVAVVSNGTAVLGLGDIGPAAGKPVMEGKAVLFKRFADIDVFDLEVNSKDPADIIKFCRMLEPTCGGINLEDIKSPECFHIEEDLRQTAEIPVFHDDQHGTAIISGAALLNALEIAGKEIDQVRVVFSGAGAAGLATAEHYVRLGVRKENIVMCDVYGVIYEGREEGMDPYNSRFAARTSQRKLEQVICDADVFVGLSVGKVVTPEMVCSMADRPIVFAMANPVPEISYEDAKAARPDAILATGRSDYPNQVNNVLGFPFIFRGALDVRARTINPEMEIAATHALAALAREDVPDSVLRAYGLRRLGFGPEYIIPKPFDPRVLIWESAAVAEAAMETGVARVQVKLEEYRIALSRRLGRTYEVMQSVRQRAKAAPKRIVFSEGEREKIIRAAYQINEEKIGRPVLIGRQGVIRARLADLGIQHFVPEIIEPERSPRLAPYVEEYFRLRQRHGVTLSEARDQMINPNYYGAMMVHMDDAEGFLAGVAQHYPETIRPALQIIRMRENVRRVSGVYVIVTRQQVYFFSDTTVNIEPTAEDLAEISLLAAEVARDFNFEPRVAMLSFSNFGSTRHPMSEKMRRAAELVRQARPEMMVDGEMMADTALVPEILEEDYPFSTLKGGASVLIFPDLGSANIAYKLMLRIGGAEGLGPILVGMSKPVHVLQRGAEVEEIVNMAAIAVAHGRAIASSANAE
- a CDS encoding sigma-70 family RNA polymerase sigma factor: MVHSRPDPSQEADWIRRCQSGETEAFAPLVDAYQRRIFSIVFHLVRRRNDVEDIVQEIFMKAFAAIGSYNSQSSFGTWLNRIAVNHCYDYLRRQRSSRISYFWEMSEEGQRQVESHSQSPAEGGLDSSEKLAVDDLAGKLLARAPAEDRVILTLKELEDRSVEEISEILGLKLSTVKVRLHRARKRMIKDFEKLAGGTVNHAV
- a CDS encoding helix-turn-helix transcriptional regulator, producing the protein MIIGIRLRKLREERKLSQGDIEKRTGLLRCYISRVENGHTVPSLETLERLAAAMEIPLYQLFYEGERPPDLPNLTQRKSTDELAMEIPADRDSRFFQKVRRLLGDINDRDRRLLLYMAQKLANR
- the guaA gene encoding glutamine-hydrolyzing GMP synthase, with product MQSPRPIVVLDFGSQYTQLIARRIREMHVYSVIVPCHLPFDELVNMKPQAVILSGGPSSVYDPASPACDDRVFQLGVPMLGICYGLQLMSYKLGGKVEPATRREYGFAQLEVTPPSELFAGFESPLRVWNSHGDHVVEVPPGFRVVGRTENAISAIENVQTRMYAVEFHPEVRHTVRGSEVLRRFVEDICGARANWHPQSLIEETARRVRAEVGNERALCALSGGVDSAVAATLVSRAIGDQLICVFVNNGLLRKNEFEEVTSALNAQGHLNVRAVDYSDRFLGRLEGITDPEKKRKIIGEEFIRVFEQEARALGEPRFLVQGTLYPDVIESVSVKGPAATIKSHHNVGGLPRDLKFQLIEPLREMFKDEVRIVGRELGLGDEVISRQPFPGPGLAVRILGAVTPDRLRIVREADAIVEQEIRAARLYNELWQSFAILLPVSSVGVMGDARTYASTIALRAVTSEDGMTADWAKIPPNVLERIATRIVNEVKEVNRVVYDITSKPPGTIEWE
- a CDS encoding fatty acid desaturase, with product MFSCKTPFPHAALHAILDLDLLAPERFKEAVASRVMPLMSFCGTTMPVTSTAGVWLFYVQHQFERANWQPHGEWKYSAAAVKGSSSYKLPRLLQWFSGNIGYLSIHHLNSWFPNCNLEKCHNEGLMLQQIQSHYSALQPEASFSFLTGLR